The following are from one region of the Nocardioides marmotae genome:
- a CDS encoding MMPL family transporter yields the protein MTTELTAPDRTGADTRPKRSLTKTLLPWLVVAVWVGLLVGGYSLAGKLDSVTRDGQADYLPASAQSTKVLQAEAGLPGGENGLLMIVHERPGGLQPGDREAVERGRSELAERFGNDPDALPAIVASDDGTALMYALPLDREAVAEEAGATADARALLDDRPRGLNAHVTGPTALGADMDEVFDAVDATLMLATAVVVALLLILTYRSPLLWLVPLAAVGVAAITSMATVYALTQIFDFTITSMSSALLIVLVFGAGTDYALLLVSRYREELHRHARPIDAMLQALRGAGPAILASAATVVAGLLCLLAADLNSISSLGPVGAAGIGAALLVMLTLFPALLVLLGRRVFWPFVPRLGGEAHKPRSGWARLGELVARRRVVSWAAPLVILGGLALGTVGASGSLPQLDQFARSTPDSVIGAKLIEARYPDESGQPLTVMSRPDRSREVLAAVESTPGVAQAEIDRAGDDWVEISVLPVDPPESAGETATIKQLRENLRTVAGEAALVGGPSAEKIDEAETNKTDRDLVMPLILLVVLAILGLLLRAIVAPLVLVATVVVSYFGALGLCNLLFDHVLGFSGLESSVPLIGFLFLVALGVDYNIFLMTRVREEAVRHGTVDGTKRALAVTGGVITSAGVVLAATFAVLASLPLVMLVEIGILVAVGVLIDTLLVRSIVVPALTMSLGSRIWWPSKLSRESEDSVDGRV from the coding sequence ATGACCACTGAACTCACGGCGCCCGACCGTACCGGTGCCGACACGAGACCGAAGAGATCACTGACCAAGACCCTGCTGCCCTGGCTCGTGGTGGCCGTGTGGGTCGGGCTGCTGGTGGGCGGCTACTCCCTCGCCGGCAAGCTCGACTCGGTGACCCGCGACGGGCAGGCCGACTACTTGCCGGCCAGTGCCCAGTCGACCAAGGTGCTCCAGGCCGAGGCCGGCCTACCCGGCGGCGAGAACGGCCTGCTCATGATCGTGCACGAACGACCGGGAGGCCTCCAGCCGGGCGATCGGGAGGCGGTCGAACGCGGCCGGTCCGAGCTGGCGGAGCGATTCGGCAACGATCCCGACGCACTGCCCGCGATCGTCGCCTCCGACGACGGCACGGCCCTGATGTATGCGCTTCCGCTCGACCGTGAGGCGGTCGCCGAGGAGGCCGGCGCCACCGCAGACGCGCGTGCCCTTCTCGACGACCGGCCGCGTGGCCTGAACGCACATGTCACCGGTCCGACCGCGCTGGGGGCCGACATGGACGAGGTCTTCGATGCGGTCGATGCGACGTTGATGCTCGCTACTGCCGTGGTGGTGGCGCTCCTGCTGATCCTGACCTACCGCAGTCCGCTGCTGTGGCTGGTCCCGCTCGCCGCGGTCGGGGTCGCGGCGATCACGTCGATGGCCACCGTCTACGCACTGACCCAGATCTTCGACTTCACCATCACGAGCATGAGCTCGGCGCTGCTGATCGTGCTGGTCTTCGGCGCGGGCACCGACTACGCCTTGCTTCTCGTGTCCCGCTACCGCGAGGAGCTGCACCGACACGCTCGGCCGATAGATGCGATGCTGCAGGCGCTGCGCGGTGCCGGCCCGGCCATCCTCGCTTCGGCCGCGACGGTGGTCGCCGGCTTGTTGTGCCTGTTGGCCGCGGACCTCAACAGCATCAGCAGTCTCGGCCCGGTGGGCGCGGCGGGCATCGGGGCCGCGTTGCTGGTCATGCTGACGCTGTTCCCGGCCCTGCTGGTGCTGCTCGGGCGCCGGGTCTTCTGGCCGTTCGTCCCGCGGCTCGGGGGCGAGGCACACAAGCCCCGATCCGGGTGGGCCCGTCTCGGCGAGCTGGTCGCGCGCCGCCGCGTCGTCAGCTGGGCGGCTCCGCTGGTGATCCTGGGCGGTCTCGCGCTGGGCACCGTGGGTGCGAGCGGCTCCCTTCCGCAGCTGGACCAGTTCGCCCGCTCGACACCGGACTCGGTCATCGGGGCGAAGCTGATCGAGGCGCGCTACCCCGACGAGAGCGGTCAGCCGCTCACCGTGATGAGCCGGCCGGACCGGAGCCGCGAGGTCCTGGCCGCCGTCGAGAGCACGCCGGGGGTCGCGCAGGCCGAGATCGACCGGGCCGGCGACGACTGGGTGGAGATCTCCGTGCTCCCGGTCGACCCCCCGGAGAGCGCGGGTGAGACGGCGACGATCAAGCAGCTGCGGGAGAACCTGCGCACGGTCGCCGGTGAGGCTGCGCTGGTCGGCGGTCCGAGTGCCGAGAAGATCGACGAGGCCGAGACCAACAAGACCGACCGCGACCTGGTGATGCCGCTGATCCTGCTGGTGGTGCTCGCCATCCTCGGACTGCTGCTGCGGGCGATCGTGGCTCCGCTGGTGCTGGTCGCGACCGTCGTGGTGTCGTACTTCGGAGCCCTCGGACTGTGCAACCTGTTGTTCGACCATGTGCTCGGCTTCTCCGGGCTGGAGTCGTCGGTGCCCCTGATCGGCTTCCTCTTCCTGGTGGCGCTCGGTGTCGACTACAACATCTTCCTGATGACCCGGGTACGGGAGGAGGCCGTCCGGCACGGCACCGTCGACGGCACGAAGCGGGCCCTCGCGGTGACAGGTGGCGTGATCACCTCGGCCGGCGTCGTGCTGGCGGCGACGTTCGCGGTGCTCGCCTCGCTGCCGCTCGTCATGCTGGTCGAGATCGGGATACTGGTCGCCGTCGGCGTGCTCATCGACACCTTGCTGGTGCGGTCCATCGTGGTTCCCGCACTGACGATGTCGCTGGGTTCGAGGATCTGGTGGCCCAGCAAGCTCTCGCGGGAGAGTGAGGACAGTGTCGATGGCCGTGTGTGA